The DNA sequence ttaactaattttatattaacttataatttttttattttttacttttttaaaaatataatatattaatttatattatatagacataaaaaaatgaaatggtGCATGCATTGGGAAAATATTTGTGGGCGAGTATGAGAAGGAGAAAGAAGCACGCGCTTTCAAGTATTCCACTGTAATTTAAAAGGAAATTTTTGATAAACATCAAATAATATGAGGGGCGAGTGGTATGTACTCGCTGAGTTGAGGGAGAGAACAGCCCAAACTCCTCTCACCAGCAACATTCATTCTTAAATAAACCTTTTGTTTTCAGACAAACACTAAAtgtcattaaattaaattggcACACCTTTTCATTTGGttgaatgaatatatatatatatatattcaattcaattaattaaatccttAATTTTAAGACATGtcaccaaatttttattttgttgaaataataattttgtaggaAGAAAAAGACATTCTGGTTAGCTTTTTTGGTGACTTCACTCACAGCCTCAGACAGTGTTAGagatacataataataatacacttctttctctctcttctggGTTTGTGAACAAGCAGCCACTTCATAtgagtacagtacaacaacaacaacatcaTTCATCAGTTACAAAACGCACCGTTTCTGCTTTCATCTTCCCCACATTCACATTCACATTCTTCTACTCTTCATTTTCCTCTGTAAGTCGCTGctttttatccttttcttttcttcttcttcttcttccatttaTCTTTAGTAAAAGGGAACTTTAACTTGATTATcttgtgtaaataatatatgtatacttTGGAGCATGTGTGTCTGTGGATGCTGCTGCATTGTGATCGTTTCTGATGATGATTTAACGATGTTTAACTGATTTTGTCGGCAGCCACTGGATCTGGTCATCTGATGATCTTGCAATAACCACTTTTCTCTCGTTTccgtttctttctttctttctttctttttttttttttgtggcgtgtgtgtgtgtgtgtgtgtgtgtgtggatttCGGTTTCCTGAGTTTAGGCCTCAAGTGAGCTCCTTCAACAAGTAATTGTTTGTGGCTTGAAGTATGTATAAGAAGTGGTTTGGCAGActtgttgttgtttttatgTTTCTGCTTGTGAATATGGATTTGCTTTTTGACTGCAAAACAAAGTGTTATGTGGTAACCATGGACTCATATTTATGGTTTTTCCGGTGACTGAACTGATGCTCTGAGAGAAGTCATTTATTGTACCAACCTCCATAAATCCCTCTTTGATTAACTTGATTGTGCCTCTCATCTCTCATTTATGGAGTCAATTCTTATATCTGAGGGCCGAAAATGGTTAATCAAATTTACATGAGTAGGTTATGCTGATCTGTTGATGCTCTATATCACATGCTCTTAAGGGGTTCTTGTGGTGTAATTTGTCTAGGCACATTGCTCGCGTTGAGGACAGGTCGGTACCTGTTTTGATGTGAAAATGGTTCTAGGTCTGAGGACCAAAACCAGGAGAAGCCCTTCGGTTCAGCTTGATTACATTATTCATATCCAGGAGATCAAGCCCTGGCCCCCATCACAGTCACTCAGAACACTTCGTGCTGTCTTGATTCAATGGGAATATGGGGAAAAGATTTCTGGGTTTACCAATCAAGTTGTGCCTTCACTTGGGACCGGGTCTGGTGTTGGTGATGGAAGAATTGAATTCAACGAATCTTTTAGGCTTCCGGTGACACTGATGCGGGAGATGTCTATCAGAGGTGGCGATGGAGACACTTTTCAGAAGAACTGCATCGAGTTTAATCTTTATGAACCAAGACGAGATAAGACAGTGAAAGGTCAGCTGCTAGGAACTGCTGTTCTGGATTTTGCAGATTATGgcatttttaaagaaagtttgagCCTTAGTGCTCCCATTAGCTGCAAGCGGACTTACAGAAACACCGCACAACCACTTCTCTTCCTCAAAATCCAGTCAGTTGAGAGAATGCGTACAAGCTCCTCGTCAAAGGACAGCTTGATCAGAGAAGTTTCGATGGACAGTAATCATGGTGAATCTGTTTCTGCACTGATGAGTGAAGAATATGCAGAAGAAGCTGAGTTTACTACAGATGATGATGGGTCCTCACAATCATCACTGGCTGTTGCTTCTTTCACAGCTGATTCAAATGGCAGTTCATCGCCTCATAAAGAGGTAAACAGCTCGTTTTagtctctctttttttatctGCCAGTTGCACACATTGTTGTTGGAGTTACACCTCTTCTAGGCCACTTTTATTCAGAGTTTTGGAAATTTATGATTGTAAATGCATTCTTGGTAAGACAAATTTTCACTAACACATTGATTGAAGTATCTCTTGAACACCTGCTCCTGGTATATGCTTGTCACGAAGTAACACTCTTGTTGTATGCTGGTCCTTGTAAGGCAGTTGATCATGATTTGATAGGAAGATGGCTTTTTAATTGCAGAGCAAACCTGCTGTGAATCATAGTGCTCCAGATGCAAAAGTTGACACTGTACAAGACCAATTTGTTGCCAAACCAGATGAGGAGCAAGCCACCAAATCTTACATGAATCCAGCCGGGATTTCATCTCGTTCTTCATCAATGGATTTATCTTCTGATATTGCATggatttccaaaaaaattacttctcAAAGTTTGCAGCCATCTCAACTCGAAGAAACAGATAAACAGCAGAAATCCAACATAAAAAGCAATGAGTTTGGAAAACAAGCAGAGGGCGGGAGGGATTTGAAAGTTCAGCTTAGTTCTGAGGAAGGCAAACTCAGCCATCCTATTTCCGAAAAGACAATGGCAGAGTTACATCACCAGACAGATAGACACATTGGTTCTGGTTTCAGCTACCTGGTGGATGACAAGAATGCATCATCTATTGGTGCAGAGGATCTGCTCGTGGCTGGACGAACAAACGCTCGTCTAAATAGTTCCACAGATGAAGAGATCAcagaaaaacatgaaaagtattcagaagaaagaagaatcaTGGAAGATGAAAACCAAAAAGTTGAGGAGGAGCCTTCAGGAGGCCTCTCTCAAGTTGAGGTCCAGCAGCAGGTCATGTTAGAAAATGGTTTGCTTTCTTCTACCAAGGAAAGTTTCACAGTTCATAGTAGTTATTCAAATACCGATAAATCTAAGAATTTGAGGTCAGTTCGATCATCACTGGACTCAAGCAGGAGCAACGGATCGATCAGAAGCAATCATTTTTCTGTGACAGATACTGCACGAGGCTCCATAAGTAGCGAACGCAAGGATTCTAAGGCGTTTATAAAGGAAACAAGAAATCTTCTTTCAGACAGTAGAATTCAGCAATTGGAACAGAAGATAAAAAGACTGGAGGGAGAGTTGATGGAAGCTGCTGCTCTTGAGGTTAGCCTTTACTCTGTGGTTGCAGAACATGGAAGTTCCATGACAAAAGTCCATGCTCCAGCTCGACGCCTTTCAAGACTCTATTTTCATGCCAGCAAACAGAACTCAAAATCAGAGAGAGGGACTGCAGTTAAAAGTATTGTGTCTGGATTAGTTTTAGTTGCAAAAGCATGTGGCAATGATGTTCCTAGGTAGGCTTTTCACTcagtttgatttgattaatataataatgaagATTCTGCAGGAGCACTTGTTGCCAAATGCATTCAGTTGGTAATTGTTCTTCAGCGATCAACTTGTGTTTCCTGGCCTGCCTATTTTAGCTGTTACTCCCTGTAGAACCTAtatcaacttttttcttttcttctttcttctatttctgGATAAAAGCTTTACTCTACCTCATGTTACTGATATTGCCTTCTATTTGATACAGATTGACTTTCTGGTTATCAAACTCCATTGTACTGCGAGCAATTGTGAACAAGTCATTTGGGCACAGTCAGTTACCTATATCTGTTGGACCTGATGCCAGAAAAATGAGCgacaaaaatggaaaaaagaaatcaacacCACTTAAATGGGAGTCCTTCCCCAGTAAGAGTACAAGAGGTACTATTGAGGATAGTGTTGGTGAGTGGGAAAACCCTCCAATGTTTGCCGCTGCACTGGAAAAAGTTGAAACATGGATATTTTCACGAATCATCGAGTCTCTATGGTGGCAGGTATTCACTCTCCTTCACTCTTTTGAGTGCttcaccaaattttttgtGTGAAGTAATTTGGTGTAAACAAGTTAACCTGTTGACCAGATATCCAACTTTTTTAAGGGGTTTGGGTTGACAATAATATAAGTATTTGTGTGAATTAGCTCTGGCCAGAATGAAACCAATGCTTAGCTGAGttgctttcttgtttttttcctcCAGACTTTTACTCCGCATATGCAGTCTGGTGCAGCCAAAGCAATTCGTAGAAGTATGGATTCTGACTCTGGCAAGTCATACAGAAGGACATCGAGTTCAATTGACCAACAGGGAAACTTTTCTCTGGAACTCTGGAAAATGGCTTTCAGGGATGCATGTGAAAGGATATGTCCTGTTCGAGCTGCAGGACACGATTGTGGTTGTTTGCATGTGCTCTCCAAACTGGTACATCCTGTTTTCCCATAATCCTTTCATTACATAAAGTAAAAGGTCTTATTTGATCCCTTCACTTGTGTGAATAAGCTGCATATCACATGAACTACTGTAGACACTACCTTGACGTAAAGAGTTacctaaaatgaaaaattctcGTGGAAATCATGGGAAGACTGAGCTCCATAAGTTTCGTTGTTCTTTATTtatgtagaaaataaaaaggaaaaagaaaatgttgtaTTTCTTATTGATTCTTCCACCTGTATATAGGGGCGAATTATGTGATAACTACAGCTAATGTATAACTATCAAAGATACCTATCCAAaccaaataagaaaaagatatgCACAAAGCCTAGATATTCCAACACTCCCCCTCAAGCTGGAGCAAATATATCATGACGGGAAATAGGACTACTGGCAACACTTTAGACCCCTTTTATCTTAGTCTTCGTCACAGAAAAGGCACAAATACCATTAACGCTTTATTTGTCAGTTGATGAATATGATAATCACTATTaaacttgttttttcttgGCTTGAAGTTCGCAATGAAACATCCAAACAGAGGATAAGCTTGATTGTGCTGCCTGATATTTAATTGGTTCTTCAAATGTGCAACACTTGCTTTTGCATAGATTAatctgaaatattttgataactaTGTAATGGAGATATTATTACtttgattaatatttgaagTCTGCAAAACCTGCTGTCTACATAGACTATGACTTACAGTACTCTTTTGATTACTAGATAATGGAGCAATTGATTGCTCGACTAGATGTGGCTATGTTTAATGCCATTCTTCGAGAATCGGCTGATGAAATTCCAACAGATCCTATAGCAGATCCCATTAGTGATGCTGAGGTTCTCCCGATTCCAGCAGGGAAAGCCAGCTTTGGTGCCGGTGCACAACTGAAAAATGCGGTGAGCATTACCATTATATTGTCTTGCTTCGATTGAACTCTTGTGCAACTCATATTTTacatgcttatatatatatttatttctttacttATATTATAATGGAATTCATCTTCTTTATGATTTACATCATGCTTTAAATCTTGTAGATTGGGAATTGGTCCAGATGGCTTACAGATCTCTTTGGTAttgatgatggtgatgatgatttgcttgaaaatgagaatagcTCAGAAGCTTCTGATGATGACGAGCGCAGCTCACGTGATACGTCATCAAAATCATTCCATCTCCTTAATGCACTAAGTGATCTGATGATGCTTCCGAAGGATATGCTATTGAGTCGAACAATTAGAAAAGAGGTACAGCCAGAGCCTTAAAACTCTGTTCAGATCAACTCGAAATATGAATGTCATTACCTTGTTCATAGAAATCCTTCCCTTTTTTATCCCAGGTGTGTCCTACATTTGGTCCAACATTGTTAAGAAGGATCCTTAACTCTTTCGTACCGGATGAGTTTTGCCCTGAGCCAATTCCTGGAGTTGTACTCGAAGCCTTAAATTCAGAGGTTTGTCCATTTGCAGTGGCTCCTCATtcttcccttttccttttctcttcaCGTGTATTAATGAAGCTAATGatataatttctaattatCACCCATTACCTTGCGTTCCTATCATAGGACTCTTTTGATTCCAATGAAGATCCTACCGTAAACTTCCCCTGTGTGGCTGCAGCAATTGTATATCAGACACCAGCAGTCGATTGGGTTGCTAATATCTTTGGAGAAATCAGCAGTCATCCTAAGCTAACACGTAGCGGATCCTCAGTACTCAAGAAATCACAGACGAGCGATGATGAACTTGATGATCTCGATTCTCCTCTGAAACCCATTGTCCTTGACGGCTTCCAGTCATCACCTTCTCCAGTAAGGCCCGCTTGGGCATCTAAAGAGAATGGAAGTCGGAATACTGTGAGGTATCAACTCCTGCGGGAAGTATGGATGAATAGCGAGTAATGACGACATGATGCTGGTGTTGTCACTTTATGAAATATGGGGTTTACACCTCGATCAACCTCTAGAATCTCTTTGTTGTCAGATGAATGCACTAAAGAAAATAGTGTCAAGATGTTGAAACCTGTGTACATTAGCTGTAGAATGTATAGAGAGATTAGAGCTCTTAAATAATCTCTATGGAGGGGTTGCTTTTTCTAGTTTCTATATGTAAATACAAGTTCGTCTTTTTCTCCCCATGATAGCAACAAAATGAGTATAAGCACCGATTGCCACCCAATTCTATTGGTAATGCACGATAAATCCACCCAACTCGTAAAATCAGTCACTCATACGACCAATCTGATGATAAATAATGATAGTGTTGGATTGAGTTAAATAGAAACTGAGTTTCAACTCTAAACTTTTTCCACTCAACCCCTAATTTTGCATCTGGATGCTGAAAAGTTGTTTTATTCTGTGTATGTCTTGCTTGCTGCAAGAAAGGAAAAGCAACTAAAAATGACGCATTTAAGCAGATAGAATAAGTGATGGGGAGTATTTATATGATATGTATAATGCCCAACAAGAATCCAATAAGGGTTTGTTTGAAATATAACCTCTCAACTTGGCTACTTTACACTCATTTCAGCCAGAATATAATTGAACACGCAAAATAGTAAGATATCCTTACATCTCTAAGACAAAATTGGGTATACTCGCTACAAAAATCCCAAGATACTCTACCACGTATCTGGTGTTTATTAGCACACCAGAGAACGAAAACAAACAGACATCAGGTTTGCCAAAATTATGCTGTCAGCTTCTGTGATGAATTGGCAGCACAAGTGACAGAATTCATGTGTTGCAGCTGCAATGCAGCCAAAAGACCTTGCCAGCTTTCTCCGGGGCCACCGGCCACTTGGAAGTCGAGAAGCTTCTTCTGTTGCTTATAGTACTCTTCTATGGGCTTCCTCTGAAGAAAAGAACCTTAGTCTTGTTAGTACGCTACTGTTAGCAGGGTGAGAAAGTAATGAATTGGAAACTAATATTAATGGTCAAATACTGCATTTGCAATGCATGGCAATGGTTAATCAATCATATAGGCGTATACACAGCTAAGGTCTTCTGTGCGAAAGAGGAACTGCATCCACTATTGATGAGATGAGAGGCCAATTTATGATAGTTCTCGATATCATATATTTGGACACAACCAATTAAACAGATATTCCTTTGTGTGCCATATTAAACCTTTGCCAAGGAGCGCCTTAATGCTAGAACTGTAGTTAATGTTTGATTTGAAAGACAATGGAGGTACCTGCTCTGCATACATGCGGAGTTTCTCCTTCCAGGTTGTATCTGTGTCGGCATTTGAAGATTGAAAGGGACCTGACTGTGGCTGAAGACTGAGATTGAATCCTGAAGTAGCCACCGAATGAAATTCTCTGGAAGGTGAATAAATTCCATTTCCTGAAGTTTTCTTCATCATAGACTCCTCTGCGCACTTAAGATTCAGCACCAAATCTATATCAGCAATTTGGTCCAGTATCTCCTGTAACACCCAAAAACCAGAATCACATACATTAAACTCATAGAAGAACTTCCCAAATTAGAGTAACTGGGAATGTAATTAGACAGAAATGCCAAATATCAAcctgaaataaaaaagaattattgaaCACAAATCCATGAAAAGTGGTTTCACTTCTACTCAATCAATTACGCAGGAAAATATAGTAATCTGATAATACGAGAAGGGGGGGCACGAGGGGNNNNNNNNNNACAAAATGAGATGTACGAAgaagggggaggggggggggggggatacAAGGGgaaagagaataaaattacTTACAGCCTGCATCCTCGTTCGAGGAATTCCATCCAATATGAAGCCAGTTTCACCTCTGCAGTATCCTTCCTCCAGTCTCTTCGATAAAAGCCCAAATATTACATCCTCGGGGACCAACTTCCCTTGGTTGACTGAACTAGCAATCTAGATTGAAGACCGAACACAAGGTAAAAACTCCCACTTCTAGCGagtaaaatttaagaaaaaagtttgTCCTAAATTTCCGTGTTATGTTCATCATATACGACCAAGACGTCAAATTcttctttacaaaatttccCATTTCTACGTCTCTTGTATAATCTTGTtacttttttaagaaaaaaactagTTAAAGTAGTAAATTTATCTGATCCCAATTTCCaatcccataaaaaaaatgataaaatatatgaaaggCTTAAAAGATTTCCATATCTCTCCTATTTCATTGTCCTGACGCTCACAACTTTCTTTATCTCTTCATTCTCCAATTGCCATATTCTTCCGTAGTCcaagaaataaacaatgaaaaaagaaaataaacctTTTTATACAGAGGAGAATTGGGGTTGAGTTCCTGCTTAACTAGAGAGCCCATGGAGATATGAGGAACGTCTAGAAGCTTGGCAAGCCGCTCGGCGTACACATGTCGCCTCACCATTGGATCGCCCATGATCACCCACTGTACACCTCTCCCCAAAGTTTCCCATCCATCCGATTCCTCGATTTCTCCTCGGTTCATCTTCCCCTGAAGATGATCCCCCTCGTCATCGTAACCATGATAGTAATCGTAGTCAAGCTGAGCCGCGGCAGCTGATCCGTAGCCTCGGCTCAGCCGAGAAGAAAGCCGCACTGCGACTCCGAGGCGGCTGAGCACTGACATACTGGCGCCGGCACGAAGCtcgtgaaaataaaaagaaaaagggtttcGAAAGTGGTAAACgcagaaagaaaagaaggtaGCGGCTGAGAGCGGAAGAGAGGGTTTGAATGGAGGGCACGAATTGGGGTTTTAGAGACACTTGTGTTTCACAATTGACACTCCTTGTttcaaatattacattttcaaCCACGCCCGTTGATTTTTAGGTAGAGTTGCATTTTAAGACCATAAGTTAAAGACATATTCATTGCGGTCCCATTAGTTGCTACGTAAATGCGTTTTGGTCCTCCCATCTTCAACGTAATCAATATCTCTGAAAGGTAAAAAAGTagatgtttatttatttaatcattttagtcaaaaaaataaacccctaaaaatataatgtagaGGTGGGGGTATTTTAGGAAGTTGCGGAGTGATGCATCCACACGCCTGGGAGAGCGTGTGGTTGGATGGGCGACAGGTGGAGAGAGAGTTGCGTGCGGTTCCACCGGATTTGGACGCGGGTGTTTTCGCAGTATGTGTATGTGATG is a window from the Sesamum indicum cultivar Zhongzhi No. 13 linkage group LG15, S_indicum_v1.0, whole genome shotgun sequence genome containing:
- the LOC105177410 gene encoding uncharacterized protein LOC105177410, whose product is MVLGLRTKTRRSPSVQLDYIIHIQEIKPWPPSQSLRTLRAVLIQWEYGEKISGFTNQVVPSLGTGSGVGDGRIEFNESFRLPVTLMREMSIRGGDGDTFQKNCIEFNLYEPRRDKTVKGQLLGTAVLDFADYGIFKESLSLSAPISCKRTYRNTAQPLLFLKIQSVERMRTSSSSKDSLIREVSMDSNHGESVSALMSEEYAEEAEFTTDDDGSSQSSLAVASFTADSNGSSSPHKESKPAVNHSAPDAKVDTVQDQFVAKPDEEQATKSYMNPAGISSRSSSMDLSSDIAWISKKITSQSLQPSQLEETDKQQKSNIKSNEFGKQAEGGRDLKVQLSSEEGKLSHPISEKTMAELHHQTDRHIGSGFSYLVDDKNASSIGAEDLLVAGRTNARLNSSTDEEITEKHEKYSEERRIMEDENQKVEEEPSGGLSQVEVQQQVMLENGLLSSTKESFTVHSSYSNTDKSKNLRSVRSSLDSSRSNGSIRSNHFSVTDTARGSISSERKDSKAFIKETRNLLSDSRIQQLEQKIKRLEGELMEAAALEVSLYSVVAEHGSSMTKVHAPARRLSRLYFHASKQNSKSERGTAVKSIVSGLVLVAKACGNDVPRLTFWLSNSIVLRAIVNKSFGHSQLPISVGPDARKMSDKNGKKKSTPLKWESFPSKSTRGTIEDSVGEWENPPMFAAALEKVETWIFSRIIESLWWQTFTPHMQSGAAKAIRRSMDSDSGKSYRRTSSSIDQQGNFSLELWKMAFRDACERICPVRAAGHDCGCLHVLSKLIMEQLIARLDVAMFNAILRESADEIPTDPIADPISDAEVLPIPAGKASFGAGAQLKNAIGNWSRWLTDLFGIDDGDDDLLENENSSEASDDDERSSRDTSSKSFHLLNALSDLMMLPKDMLLSRTIRKEVCPTFGPTLLRRILNSFVPDEFCPEPIPGVVLEALNSEDSFDSNEDPTVNFPCVAAAIVYQTPAVDWVANIFGEISSHPKLTRSGSSVLKKSQTSDDELDDLDSPLKPIVLDGFQSSPSPVRPAWASKENGSRNTVRYQLLREVWMNSE
- the LOC105177411 gene encoding probable adenylate kinase 7, mitochondrial: MSVLSRLGVAVRLSSRLSRGYGSAAAAQLDYDYYHGYDDEGDHLQGKMNRGEIEESDGWETLGRGVQWVIMGDPMVRRHVYAERLAKLLDVPHISMGSLVKQELNPNSPLYKKIASSVNQGKLVPEDVIFGLLSKRLEEGYCRGETGFILDGIPRTRMQAEILDQIADIDLVLNLKCAEESMMKKTSGNGIYSPSREFHSVATSGFNLSLQPQSGPFQSSNADTDTTWKEKLRMYAEQRKPIEEYYKQQKKLLDFQVAGGPGESWQGLLAALQLQHMNSVTCAANSSQKLTA